The nucleotide window CATGAAAGACGACCCTGTTGTGCTGGAACATCTCGGGGATGTTTATCTGAAACTGAACGATAAGTCTTCCTCACTTAAAGCATGGCAAAGGGCGCTTGAGTTCCAGGATAAGGAAGAAGGCCTGAAGGAGAGGATAGAAAAGAAGGTCAAAGAGCTTGAGGGCGCCGGATCTTCAGGCATCAAGTAGTTAAATGCTCACCATTAATGCCCCTGCAAAGATAAATTGGTTCCTGAATGTCATCTGCCGCCGTGATGATGGTTTTCACGAGATCCGGAGCGTGGTCCAGAAGATAGCCTTGTATGACAAGCTGACTTTTTCACCTTCAAGTGAACTGAACATTGCGACTGATTCTGATATTCCTACTGAAGATAATCTCGTTTATAAGGCCGCTCGTCTTCTTAAGAAAAGATATAATGTTGACGCAGGAGCTCTGATCAGCCTGGAGAAAAAGATCCCTGTCGGCGCAGGATTAGGCGGGGGGAGCAGTGATGCAGCTGCCGCTCTGGTCGGATTAAATCAGCTCTGGTCGCTCAATCTGTCATTAAATGAACTCTCCTCATCAGCTCAGGAGATAGGCTCGGATGTCCCGTTGTTTCTGTATGATTCGATATCCTATCTTCAGGGAAGGGGTGAAAAGGTCGTTTCTTACAGGGCATTGGCTCCGGTTTATCTTTTGATCGTAAAGCCGTATTTTAATGTTTCTACAGCCTGGGCGTATGAGAATTTTCAGCTTTCCGGCGAAGACTTGCCAGGAAGTTCCAAGTCAGCACGGCCTATCGGGGTCAATTCCTGCCGGGATTCCGGGTTGACAAAAAAAGCGGATAAAGACGATAATATCAGGCATTTTATCAGTAAAATCAGTAAGGCTGAAGTATCTGATATTGCAGGTTATATTTTTAATGACCTCGAGGCCGTCACCGTCAAAAGATATCCTTTGATAGCAGAGATAAAGGACAGGCTGCTGGCACAAGGCGCGGCTGCGGCTCTTATGAGCGGAAGCGGGTCTGCCGTCTTCGGGGTCTTTGACTCTCTGGCAAAGGCCGGGGATGTTTCTGAATCTTTTACCGGGTTTTGGACAGCGGCTGTTAAAACAATAACAGACTAACGGGACTCATTTGATTTTTTTATTTTGTTTTGGGGCGTCGTCAAGCTGGTAAGACACAGGATTTTGATTCCTGCATTCGGGGGTTCGAATCCTCCCGCCCCAGCCAGAAATTCAGCTTTCAGCAAATGGCGGCCGGCTGTTTTTATACAGGAGCAAGTTTTTGGATTCAGCTGATGACTGAAAGCTTACAGCTTATTATAAGGAGATATGATGC belongs to Nitrospirota bacterium and includes:
- the ispE gene encoding 4-(cytidine 5'-diphospho)-2-C-methyl-D-erythritol kinase → MLTINAPAKINWFLNVICRRDDGFHEIRSVVQKIALYDKLTFSPSSELNIATDSDIPTEDNLVYKAARLLKKRYNVDAGALISLEKKIPVGAGLGGGSSDAAAALVGLNQLWSLNLSLNELSSSAQEIGSDVPLFLYDSISYLQGRGEKVVSYRALAPVYLLIVKPYFNVSTAWAYENFQLSGEDLPGSSKSARPIGVNSCRDSGLTKKADKDDNIRHFISKISKAEVSDIAGYIFNDLEAVTVKRYPLIAEIKDRLLAQGAAAALMSGSGSAVFGVFDSLAKAGDVSESFTGFWTAAVKTITD